The sequence below is a genomic window from Candidatus Eisenbacteria bacterium.
CTGTGGGAAGTCCCGGCGGGTCGAGTGCAGAAGGGCCGCGTCATGCACACCATGGGCTGGCCGCTTCCGCTCGAGACCTTCGGCGGGGGCTTCATCTACGGCTTCGACGACACCCATTGGGCGGTCGGCTTCGTCACCGGGCTCGACTATCACGATCCGACCACCGATCCGCATCGCAACCTGCAGCGGTTCAAGACTCATCCGCTCGTGCGTCCGCTGATCGACGGCGGCAAGCTCGTCTCCTATGGCGCCAAGGCGATTCCCGAAGGCGGCTACTGGGCGATGCCCAAGCTATCCGCCGACGGCGTGCTCTTGTGCGGAGACAGCGCCGGGTTCCTCAACGGGGCGCGGCTCAAGGGCGTCCACCTGGCGATGAAGTCGGGCATGCTCGCCGCCGAGACGGCGTTCGAATGCCTGGCGGCGAGCGATTTCTCGAAGGAGCGTTTGGCGGGTTACGAGCGCAAGTTCGAGAGCTCCTGGGCGGCCGCGGAGCTCAAGTCGGTGCGCAATTTCCACCAGGGATTCGAGCACGGCTTGTTCGCGGGACTGTTCCACACCGGGGTGCAGATGGTCCTCGGTGGCCGCGATCTCTTCGGCGACCGTCTCCGGAACCGGCCCGGTCACCAGCAGATGCGCAAGCTGGCCTCGATCCATCCCAACGGGAAGCCGGCGCCGGAGAAGTTCGACGGCAAGCTCACCTTCGACAAGCTCGCCGATGTCTACGCCTCGGGCACCATGCACGAAGAGGATCAGCCGGCGCACCTGGTCGTGGCCGACACGAACGTCTGCGCCACGCGCTGCCGCAGCGAGTACGGCAATCCGTGCCAGCACTTCTGTCCCGCGAACGTCTACGAGATGGTGCCGGACGAGACGAAGCCGGATGGGCTCAAGCTTCGGATCAACGCATCGAACTGCGTGCACTGCAAGACCTGCGACATCGCCGATCCGTACCAGATCATCACCTGGACCACGCCCGAGGGCGGCGGCGGACCCGACTACAAGAATCTGTAGCGGACCCGCGCCACTCGAGGAACCCGACTACTCGGACTGGCTTGCCTTGAGCGACGGGCCCGGGCTGCCTTCCCGGAGCACGAGCTCGACCCGGCGGTTGAGCGCGCTTCCTTCCGGAGTGTTGGGGGCCACCGGAGCCAGTGGGCCGACGCCTTCACCCAGAATGCGGTTCGGCGCGACCTTGTGCTTCTTGACCAGTGCCGCCACCAGAATGCTCGCCTGCTTGCGCGTCTTCGTCACGCTCGCTTTCACGTCGCCGGAGCCGTCGCCATGGACGACCAGCATCAGCTTCCGACGCGGATCACGCGCCAGCACCTGGGCGATCGCGTCGACCGAGCGCTGCGAGGACGGCATGAGCGCGGACTTCTTGTCGTCGAACCCGATGCCGCGCATCGCCACGTGTCCCGACTCGATCAGCTCACGCTCGAGCCATCCGGCGTCGGTCTCGTCGGGCGCCACCTGCTCCGCCCGCGTGGGGTCGGGTTTCGCCTCGATCACGTCCACATCGTGCTGGCCCGCCACGGTCGCGGACTTGGACCAGACGTTGACGCAGACCCACACGTCTCCCCCGCTCCTCTCGAGCTTGCCGACGATGTAGCGGCGCTGGTACGTCGGATCCCACCAGTCTCCGTTGGTCTTGCGCCCGCCGGAGCCGCAATTGCCGTCGCGGCAGTCGTAGACGATCTCGAAGCCGGCCTCGCGCAGTTTCTGGTCGAACTTGCGCCCGATCTCGAGGACCGAGCTCTTGGCCGGATTGGCGTACGTGAAGTGGGTCCACTTGCCCTCGACGATCTCTACTCTCTCCGCCTGGCCGTCGCCGAACAGCCGGCCGACCGGAATCCAGTAGGCCTCGAGCGCTCGGGTCGTGTGCTTGAGCACCTTGGCCTCGGGGTATTGCTTGAGCATCGGGGGATCGTCCGGTCCGCACAGAGCGGCCGGTGCAACGCTCAGCAGCGCGAGCAGGGACAATGTCGCCGCAAGCGCCGCGCGATCACGGGACTTCATAGGGCCTCCTGACCGTAACCTCGAAACGTGGTCCGCAACTCGCGGCATTCGTCCCGTGGGGTATCGGCAGGCGCCCGCCGGCTTTCCAGCAGTTCTTACGGGGCGATGCGCTCAGCGCATCAGGACCAGGCGGCGCACCCGATGGGCTCCGGGCGCGTCGAGGCGGACGAAGTAGATGCCGCTCTGCAGGCGGCCGTGGGAGCTTCCGTCCCAGTCCACCGAATGGCTGCCGGGCTCGTAATCGCCTTCGGCCAGGCGGGCGACCTCACGGCCCTGGACGTCGAAGATGCTCAGACGCAGGGCGCTCCGGACCGGGACCGTGAAGACGATCCTGCCACCGCCCTGGCTCGGGTTCGGGTGAACGAGCGCCAGATCGAAGGCTTGGCTCCGGTCTTCGACGCCGACCGTGCCGGACGTCGTGAACCGCCAATAAGGTCCGCGCGTGATCGTCGTGCCATCGTCGAGCGTCGCGTACCACTCGTAGGTCCGTCCGCCGATCAGGCCAGTCCATGGCAGGGTGGCCGTCGTTCCGGACGTCACGCCGCTCTGGCTTCCGAGGACGGCGAAGGCCGGACCAGCCGTCATGTCGTAGCTGATGGTGAACTGGCTCACCGAGTCCGGGCTCACCTTGTACTGGCCGAGGTACGGGGAGTAGCTGCGCACGCGGATCGAGTTGTTGGCGGGCGAGAACTGCATCAGGCGCAGGAAGCCGTCGCCGCCGTTGGCGTGCCATTGATAGTCGGTCTCCAGCGTGTACACGGTCTTCCCATTGAACGTGTCCTGGCGGCGGCCTTCCCCATCGATGTGCCCCGAGAGCATGAGGAACAGGTTGGAGTGTCCCTTGAGGGCCTCATAGATCGCCTTGCCCTGGCCGCTGAAGGACGCAGGGTTGCCGGTGTTGGTGATGTAGTGGCTGATGATGATCGCGCGGCGGTTGGGATAGGCGCTGAGCAGGCCGTTCATCCAGGCGAGCACCGCGGGATTGGGGCTGGTGTCGAACTCGGGCGAGATGACGATGAAGTCCATCCCCGAGGCGGTGAAGAGCTGGTAGTGGTTGTCGTTGTTGTCGTCGAAGTGGCCGCCGTAATACGGACGTCCGGCGAAGCGCGCGCTGCCGAAGTACTGATTGTAGAAAGTCGTGGTCCCATCGGCGTCGCTGATCGGCGACTGGTCGTGGTTCCCCACCGCGATGCCGTACGGCACGCCGTGAGGAAGGCCGGTGGTGACGGGATTCTCGAGATTCGTCATCGCCGTATCGGCGCGCATCCACTCGATCGGATTCCCGTTGTTGTCCCCGCTCTCGACACAGTCGCCGTAATGGCCGACGTACGCGATGTTGAGTGCCGCGCGCTGGCTGGCGACCCAGGCGGTCTGTGCGCGAAACATCGCGTTCGATCCGTCGAGCTCCGACGTGTAGTACTGGGTGTCGGGCAAACCCACCAGCATGAACTCCGGAGCCGCCGACGGGGTGATGATGCGTCCGAACCACGTCACCGTCATCGGAGTGGTCTCGGGATCGTTGATCGATACCCGCAGGTTGGGCGCGGTCGATACTCCGGTGGCGCGGTCGGCCGGACCGACCAGCGACGGTTCGCGCGGCGGACGGTTGGTGATGGCGGTGAATGGCGCGCCGTCCTGCCACCGGTAGTATGCGCCGTGCACCGTGCCGGTGATCGACGTGCCTGCCGATCCGCTCACGGTGAGGCCCGAGCCCTCGTCCATGCTCCAGCGTGCCACCAGGCCGCTCTGCGCCGAGGTGATCTGGTTGTTGACGTTGGCCAGGATCTGCGAGGCGCTCCTCGCCACGTTCCAGATGCGCACTTCATCGACCGGCCCGACGTATTGCCCGTCCCGAATGCCTTCGGTGTCGAGCGCCGCCATCAGCACGGCGGCGCCGACGCACGACGTCGCGGCCGGGCGGTTGACGACCAGCGAGGCCTCGGGGAACCCGTTCAGGTAGAGGCGCAGCGTGGCTCCGTCGTAGGTGGTCGCCACGTGATACCACGGGCCGATGCCGAGCGAGGTCATGCCGTAGAGCGTGTGGTTGGCGCTCGGCGACGCTCCGCTCTGCGATTCCTCGAACTCCACCGCGATCACCCCGTCCGAGCGGCGGATGCCGAAGTAGTAGTTGATGTCCACGGCGCCGCTCTCGCCTTCGTGACGGCCTTTGGCGAAAAGCGGCGCCACGTCTTCGAGGCCGTCCGACCCCATCTCCGGACCCCAGCCCCTACCGTCGCGCCGCACCCACATCTCGATCGTCCACTGGCTGAGCCGCAGCGCAGCGGGGTTGCCGAAGTCGACGTAGGCATCGAACTCGCTGGCGAGCGCCTTGTTTGGCCCCTGGGCATGCGCATGCGAGGCGAACGACAGAACGATCGCCAGCAAGGCTGCCGCTCGCGGCCAACGGCACGCGCGACGTCGACAGCCGAGCTTTGCTGCCAGCATGGACATGGGGTAGCCGAGAGGACGGACGGGAACCTCCTCGCCGGCCAGCAAATCCGCCCGCGGGGCAAGGGGATCGGCGGGCGTGATTGCCTGGAAGCGGCCGGCGACGCGACGAGAGATTCTAACCTACGCGCGGGTGCGGAACCGCTGGGTTTTTGT
It includes:
- a CDS encoding electron transfer flavoprotein-ubiquinone oxidoreductase, whose product is MEREVLDFDVQFVGAGPAGLAGAIHLANLIERHNQAVSAGGSAAAIPEVTIAVLEKSARVGAHGLSGLVLDPRALAELVPDFREQGCPVASDVTSDDVYMMWDGGQFRLPFVPPMLQNHGNLIASLGTLTEWMAGIAESKGVLIATETPAASPLLEDGRVVGVRTGDKGIDKLGQKKPTYQPGADCRAKLTVLCEGPRGTVAKALEPRLELTEGRNPQVYATGVKELWEVPAGRVQKGRVMHTMGWPLPLETFGGGFIYGFDDTHWAVGFVTGLDYHDPTTDPHRNLQRFKTHPLVRPLIDGGKLVSYGAKAIPEGGYWAMPKLSADGVLLCGDSAGFLNGARLKGVHLAMKSGMLAAETAFECLAASDFSKERLAGYERKFESSWAAAELKSVRNFHQGFEHGLFAGLFHTGVQMVLGGRDLFGDRLRNRPGHQQMRKLASIHPNGKPAPEKFDGKLTFDKLADVYASGTMHEEDQPAHLVVADTNVCATRCRSEYGNPCQHFCPANVYEMVPDETKPDGLKLRINASNCVHCKTCDIADPYQIITWTTPEGGGGPDYKNL
- a CDS encoding OmpA family protein translates to MKSRDRAALAATLSLLALLSVAPAALCGPDDPPMLKQYPEAKVLKHTTRALEAYWIPVGRLFGDGQAERVEIVEGKWTHFTYANPAKSSVLEIGRKFDQKLREAGFEIVYDCRDGNCGSGGRKTNGDWWDPTYQRRYIVGKLERSGGDVWVCVNVWSKSATVAGQHDVDVIEAKPDPTRAEQVAPDETDAGWLERELIESGHVAMRGIGFDDKKSALMPSSQRSVDAIAQVLARDPRRKLMLVVHGDGSGDVKASVTKTRKQASILVAALVKKHKVAPNRILGEGVGPLAPVAPNTPEGSALNRRVELVLREGSPGPSLKASQSE
- a CDS encoding LamG-like jellyroll fold domain-containing protein; translation: MLAIVLSFASHAHAQGPNKALASEFDAYVDFGNPAALRLSQWTIEMWVRRDGRGWGPEMGSDGLEDVAPLFAKGRHEGESGAVDINYYFGIRRSDGVIAVEFEESQSGASPSANHTLYGMTSLGIGPWYHVATTYDGATLRLYLNGFPEASLVVNRPAATSCVGAAVLMAALDTEGIRDGQYVGPVDEVRIWNVARSASQILANVNNQITSAQSGLVARWSMDEGSGLTVSGSAGTSITGTVHGAYYRWQDGAPFTAITNRPPREPSLVGPADRATGVSTAPNLRVSINDPETTPMTVTWFGRIITPSAAPEFMLVGLPDTQYYTSELDGSNAMFRAQTAWVASQRAALNIAYVGHYGDCVESGDNNGNPIEWMRADTAMTNLENPVTTGLPHGVPYGIAVGNHDQSPISDADGTTTFYNQYFGSARFAGRPYYGGHFDDNNDNHYQLFTASGMDFIVISPEFDTSPNPAVLAWMNGLLSAYPNRRAIIISHYITNTGNPASFSGQGKAIYEALKGHSNLFLMLSGHIDGEGRRQDTFNGKTVYTLETDYQWHANGGDGFLRLMQFSPANNSIRVRSYSPYLGQYKVSPDSVSQFTISYDMTAGPAFAVLGSQSGVTSGTTATLPWTGLIGGRTYEWYATLDDGTTITRGPYWRFTTSGTVGVEDRSQAFDLALVHPNPSQGGGRIVFTVPVRSALRLSIFDVQGREVARLAEGDYEPGSHSVDWDGSSHGRLQSGIYFVRLDAPGAHRVRRLVLMR